The window cctccttcttttcttcttatcaTTTTGTATTACATATTATCAATACATTTGGTAATAAATTCCCTGATGTTAGTTAATCATGGTTTACAGTAGGGTGATGTGATGACCCGACAGGTTATCTAGAGTTTTAGAACCTATTTCTGTGTTTCTAAGCCTCCAATAGCTTCTTTAAGCttttctcgatttgcatgcgcagtccgggtgtTTTTCCGGAAGGCTTTTTAActtaaaaattgataaaacttcggtcaatgttttgaaaaacgaacccggatccgtattttgacggtctcgtTGGGTCCATATTGTGATTGTGGAcctaggcgtatgtccgaaatcaaattcggaggtccctggCTCGGGTTATTAATTTTTGtcgaaaattaaaagtttaaaggtTTATTGATTTTAAGAACTAACCGATATTTGATTTTATTAATACCGGGTttgtattttagttccggagcccggtacaggttcattactCTATTTATGGCTTacctgtcaaatttggtgagaaacgaaattggtttgacgtgattcggacatccgattgttaaaatagaagtttaaaagtttttttgaaaatttcatttgatttggtatccgattcgtagttctaggcgttGTTTTGgcgttttgatcacgcgagcaagttcgtatgagatttttgtacttgtgtacatatttgatttggagccccaagggctcgggtgagtttcggatagcatACGGACCTTAGTTCTTTGAAAAGTCTGGTTTTTCTTAACTtatgctggtttctggtgttcccttctttgcgttcgctaagtcactctcgcgaacgcgaagagtgaaTTGGGGTTGGGTGGATTTTCTTCATTGCGAAAGTGATAGCTGGGTCGCAAAGAAGAGCAATGgggccttacccttcgcgaacgcgaccagctctcgcgaacgcgaccagcttctcacgaacgcgaaggccaggaggagcagccttcgcgaacgtgaagaaggactCGCGAATGCGAAAGCCACTTGGGTTGTTTCACACCTTACATGTTTATTTGCTACCTTTTAATCAGTGTTTACTTCTGTTATTAATGTTAGATCCTTTCATATTTTTATGATTCGTTGTTACTTGCCTTAACTGACTTACTTGCACTTTCTAATTGTCATTTACCGGACTTGACTTGTTGTGTAGTATTACATATGTAAATTCCCATGTTGTACAAGGTTTCCTTTttggttcagtttggtatttaTTGATCGTAAAGGATATCGTGATTTGAATTATTGATTTAACTGTGTACATTGAGTATTtggtattgatatggtgggatcggattgcacgccgcaacaggtgaaataagggtggactgATATAGTAGAATAAGGCTGAACTTGTACTGATGCGGTGgcattgggttgcacgctgcaacaagtgaaataagggtggattgttaCGGTGAAATAAGGGTAAATTATGATACCGATATTGACATATGGTGGGATCGGTTTGCGCAccgcaacacacacacacacacacacacacacacacacacacacacacacacacacacacacacacacacacacacacacacacacacacatatatatatatatatatatatatatatatatatatatatatatatatatatatatatatatatatatatatatataattttttgttgttgatgttgttatggtaaaataagggaggattttgtGTTGTATagtgggatcggattgcgcgccgcaataaCCTATGTGTTTCTATTTCCTTGAGCTGTGTTGGTTTTCGGTAATCTCACTTAAAACTCTAAGGATTGATAATTCTGATCGCCGCTAAGCTTATTTCTTGATGTTGTAGCTATTATTTTCAGTTGACTGTTTTATTTcgttctgtatttccttttctgtctTTATTATATATTGTGTACAGGTTGTAGTGTAGgtgacttgccttagcctcgtcactacttcgtcgaggttaggctcgacacttacagaatACATGGGGGCAGTTGTAATACTACActttgtacttcttgtgcaggttttggagtcggtcccagcgGCGGTTATTAGCGAGCTCGGATTGGACAGCTTGCGGAAacttgaggtacagctgctcAGCGCCCGCAGCTCGTGGAGTCCCCTTCCTTTTTTTATTTGGCTGTGTACTTCTTTTTCAAACAGCTTTTATGTtatttcagacccttatttgtactattctagtagctcgtgcacttgtgacaccggatccaGGGTTGTATCAGACGTTTGGCAGTTTTAGCTTCCGCATTTATACTTTGGATTTTTGCAGTTATTTCAGTTCTTTCTCTTTATTTAATCTACACTGTTAAAAATGGTTAGATTGTTCTAACGTTcgcttgcctagcaaatgaaatgttaggcgACATCACAGTCCCGACAGTGGGAATTTCAAGTCGACGTGCTTTGGCATCAGCATGTCTAGTTTGTCTTGTTCTTAGACTATTATTATTACTACGTTGTTGCTTCTGCTTCCGTTGTTGTTATAGTCTAGTTGTTGTTACTACTTCTTTTCCATAGCTTCActgttgtatttcttttccttactACTGTGTTAATGCTTgacttgagtcgagggtctaatGGAAACAGATGGGGACTTGTACAAGGTAGGGGTAATAATAATCTAAGAACAAGGgtatattatttttgtacatGATGGCCGAAAAATGGGTAAAAGAAAATACAAGTGTTAAAATTAGAGAAAAGTATAAGAATACTTTCACACATTGTTGGTGCGTAGCTGCGCACAACTTTCAACACAATAATATTTGTAATGACATTCTAGGAGAATTTCTTTCGAAGTTGTTTAATCACTTCCTTATCGAGCTGGAAACCTTTGACAAGAACATCGTCGAGAATAGGCGGATCTGAAGCAAAAATTGAATTAGGAATTGTGACGACTCCAGGGTTTTGACTGTTGAAAGAAGCTAGCAAAGTAGCACTTTTGtgtcccacattatactggaagTGTATAAGCCCCTGAGGGATCACAAACACATCGCCAGGATTCAAAATCTTAGAGAAGAGACGACTCTTAAAGACATTTGCATCAGGAGCAAGAAACCCAGCATAGATAGTACCCTCCAATATCGTTATGAGCTCAGTAGCTCGAGGGTGTGTGTGAAGTGGAACAAGGGCCCCTGGCTCGAAGTCAGCACGAACTATAGAAATACCAAGAGTGTTGAGTCCAGGCATTGTGTTTACATCCACAACATTTGCAGCAAAACCAGAATTGGACATTGGATTTCCACTTACATTAAGACCTGAAAAGAAGAAATCGTCTGCTTTTGCAAGCTTTGGGTCTTTGCAAAACTTTCCATTCAGGAAAACTGCACAAGTGAAATAAAATGAAGCTAAACATATTGTTCAGATATTAAGAGCTAATAGatgatagaaattatatatacaACATAAATAGGTCTCATTCCCAAACAGAAATTATATAACATAATGTTTAAAGGGGAAAGGTAAACAATTTAACCCTATAAATTATATGAACTTGCTCAATTTTACCCTCAGTTTCATTTGTAGGTTCATTCATAATCTTGCAATATCATCTCatattttcctttgtcattagcgGAGCTCCAACCTAAAATGGGTGAACTCCATGTATCTAAATTTTATGTCAAGATAAAATCTCCTAATTTACCCTCCAGTTTTTGAATATAGCTTAAAACTACCCTCAAGCTGGAGCGATCCGTCAGGGATCAAGGGTAAAAACGAGACGTTTTCCTAAAAACGAGTTAATATTAGGCCAAAAATCTAACGGAGGGCAAAATCGGTAGTTTACGAATAATATAGAAGCAAACTTGacccttttcctttgcttttttcttttcatAGAAAAATGATCTGTCAAAAAACTTTCATGACTATAGAAGGATGATTTACCAGAAGCGGTAGTGTCTGTAACTCCAACGCATATGTCTTGTAGAGGGTTGGGATCATAAGCATAAGCTAATTGGGAAGAAAAGAAAGCAGTGATGGCTAAAGTTGTTATTAACCAGGACATGCTCATTGTTATAGCAAAGTCAGGTTACTTAGCAAAAACCCAAGCTTTTTGTGGAAacaagtttgtttgttttggggTCGttatgattttttccaaaacaaCCAGAGAGGTGTGACTACTTATAGTTTGATCTAATCATTTTAATAACCTAGTTTCTGTCTATCCAAATGATTAGTCCTGATAATTTCTCATTATTAAATGCAGGTTCAAAACAAGAAGTAACCATTAATATAATCTGTAATCAACTTTACAACTCTATCAGCTCATGGCTAAAATAATCAAGAAAATGGGCTAAATATACTGTGAAAGAAATGCCTCAACAAACCAATAATACATATTTAGTGGAAAATAAGATGTCAACCTATCTTGAGTGTTAGCTTTAAATCAGACTCTTTGTCCAAAAATGTTCTAAAAAGTTGTTAGAGATAGACTTTTGGGCACCCATTTACCTACTCCATAAATAATAGAACTGAAAGAGTAGACAGGCATGCCTAATTTTAGAAGGAGAAGGTGCTACTTATACTGAGGAATTTTGGATAACTTTAAAAGTGATGATCGACACattttacttcttttcttttcttgagaaagaAAAGTTCATTTTCCCTATTTGTTAAGGGTTTGACTTCATAATCGTGTAAAGTGCTTTTAAGCTGGTTTGACCagcttttaagccaatccaaacacgcTCTATATATGACGACCATTAATCTAGGCTTTTTCTTGTGTAGCATGTCTAAGTATTTCATCAATTATCCAAAAAGAATTAAGGTACATTTACATTTCCAAATCAGATAAACACTGATACTACGTTTCATTGCTGAAGATCATTCACTTTTTCCAGGCAAATTCAAAGCTATATCGGTAATAAAAGGATACACACAAAAGTCCACCCCTTTAGAGACAGAAAAAGTTTTGCCCTAACTTGGAAAATCACAACCCGCGCAAGGAATTGCATTTTTAACCTCCTTATTGTCTTCTTATCATTTTGCATTGCATATTCTTAATACATTTTGGTAATATATGCGCCTATGTTAGTTAATCATGGTTTCTACTTTCTAGTAAGGTGCTTCAGCATTGCCTTATCTTGGCTTATGGCAGCttagaaaggaaaaagaaaaactcaaGTGACGgagagcaacaacaacaacaacaaaaaaaacctagggtaatcccacaagtggggtctaatATATAAAGCGACGGAGAGCAATGAATGAAAAAGAAGCAAAACAAAATGGCAGTGTAAACCAATAAATAGCAAATCTCTAAATCTTTCACGAAGTATCAAAAAAGAAACAAGGTTCATTTCATATCCAACTAACATTACTTAGCTCAATACTCAGATGAAACACGGATGTTACCTTTTATTGCTGAAGATCAGAAGCTTTTATTTCAGGCAAAATCGCATCATGACCCGAACTGCTTCAATTGTCTATAGATCCATGAAATATATGAGTGAATTAATGTTTATTGGGGATGGTTCAATGATCATTAAACTTTTCATTCAAGCCTTGTACACCACAAGACAATTAGTATCACGAACTCTGTCACAACACTCCAGGGCTTGATATTCAAAACTTGAGGCCTTGGGTATGTTGAAATTCCCTGGCAGCTTATTATCCATGTAAAATACTTAGAAGAATAGAGCGGAAATGGTACAGATGATTTATATAGCCGCACCCAATTCAAAGGTGGCtggttgattaattgattgttaaaATGCTTACAAGAGAAGTACATGTTACTCAAACAAAGGTATACCGTCTATATATGAAAAATATGGAGATCACAAGCCAACATTTTGGCACTTGCTCGAGactaacaaaaaggaaaaccaagaCGAGTACCAAAGACAAAGGGTAAAGAAGTTTTAGCTACAACTAAAGCTCATCAAATAGGTGTTTATCAACTCAACATAAGCGCAAAAATCATCACGCGAAGGCTCAAATTTCTAAGAAAAAACAAACCTAACTAATATGGAAAATGTGGTATACTTGATAGGAATCGATGGTCCCCAGCACTAAACCATAAGCTCATCACATTTACTCAAATTACTACAAACATTGCATTCCATAACTGTCGACAGAGATGCATCAGAGGGAGGCAACGGAGCCAATGTACCCCCACAATTCTCTCGATTACACATGTACCGCATGAAGAAATACGCGTGAGGAAAATCTTGATCACCCTCCTCCACCTCATCATTTGCATTTACTTCATCATCCACTTCTTCCTCCATTACTTCAtcctcttcatcctcattttcctcgcCCTCGTTATCCatagcatcatcatcatcgtGATCAGACCAATTAGCCTCGACAACACACCGATCACAATTACATATAAACCCATAATCCTCCTTCAACCTCTTCTGCCTATCGGAATACTTAAAATTCACAGGGAAATAACTCAAACAAATCTCTCTTCCCTCGGGTACATCATGAATAACCCTAACAATCATATCAACATTACTCCTATCACTAACATCACTATCAACATACTCGAACCTACACGCGTTCGGAAGGCAATCGTGATTAAAAAACGAAGCCATAGGATAAATACCATAAGCTCTAACACCCCTTTCTTTATTAGAATCAAAAGGTTCCATCAACCCAAATGCATTTACCTTATCCTTAGCCAAAAGAGCAGCAGTAAGCTCTTTTGAGAACCCAAATTCACTCGTAGGCGGGTTGAGCGTAGCAACGAGGGAATGAAGCAACAGagcatcattttcagaaataaaAGACGGATCGCCTTGAAGGGATAATAAAACACGAAAAGAGGAAGGAGAAATGAGTGCTAAGTCATAAGCAGAGATTAAAAACCGAGCTTGAATTTGTTGGTCTATTAGTAGGTTATGAGAAGATAAGATATTACGGAGTTGGGTTAAAGATTGACAAACCCAAGGAGTGTGAGAAGAGGATAAAGCTATGGATTGACAACTAGAGGTACAAAAAGCTGAAAATGTGCACATTGGGCATGGGATTGGAGATTGGAGTATTATTTTGAAGCAATTTGAGCAAAAAGTATTGTTTGAGGGGATCAAAGGAGATGCAGAGTAAAGAAGGAGAGGGGAATCTTTGAGGATTACTTGGCCAGGTTTTAAGGGTTGAGTTGAAATAAGTCCTCTTCCTCTTCCTTGTATTTCTGCTATTTTTAATAATGGGTATGGAGATTGGGAAGTTTTCTCCATTGTTGTGTGCTGCAATTTTCTCAAATTTGCTGCTAGCCTGCTACTGAAAGTTTGGAACTTACTGCTAGGGTTTTAGCAGGAGAAATTGTTGGGTTTTAGCGTTTCCTCACACAGAAACCACTTAAAGAAGAAGGCAGATTTGACCCGAAAGAAATGCTAATTTGAAGCCCATGGACTATGTTGCTTTTGTATTGGGCCGAATTGCATAAGTGGCCTTTTTGGAATTCGCTTTTCAAGGGGAttctttttgggtcacgttttaacttgtacccgctttgcaaaaaaaatacaagcgtacccactttttcgcgtaacttcagcatacggactgaagtagcaaaggcaatcacgcaaacttcagcaCTCTAGTAGACGgacctgaagtagcaaaaattgttgaaccaagtgtgctAAAGTGTTTGTTTGTTAGCTggagttttgttctctatttgccgaagtttttgtttgtaattgctgaacttaagcattctagtagctgaagttttattctctacttgctgaagtttttgtttgtaattgctgaacttaagcattctagtaactgaagttttgttctctatttgctaaagtttttgtttgtaattgttgaacttaagcattTTAGTAGCTGAAATTTTGTTCtgtatttgctgaagtttttgtttgtaattgctgaacttcagcatgttttagctgaagtttttcCCGTAAACTTAGTGttggctgaagtttttatttgtaattgctgaacttaagcattctagcagctgaagttttgttctttaTTTGCTTAACTTCAccatgttttagctgaagttttatATTATTAATGGAGAAAGttcaaattatatattcaagACGAGATTTTTCAACAATGGCAGTGTCATACTCAGTCTTTAACTTAGAATATTCCTGCTCCAGTTTCTTGTTTTTATAATGTGCCCCCCTGTTCTGAAACCAAACAGCAACTTGGTGAGGATCGAGGCCAAGCTCAGAAGCAAGCTTGTCCTTCCTCTCTGTATCCAGTTTGTGTTCTTCCTCAAAGCTCTGTTCAAGAAGATTAACTTGTTCTTCGCTAAACTTCCTCTTCATATATATAATTTCTagttatttttcctttgtttaatagttttatttgtaatttatttttaaataatttgataAATATACTTATGACAATCATccctatgaactgaagtttcatagcagcacaaacagcagcagaagaaagaagaagaagaagaagaagaagaagaagaagaagaagaagaagaagaagaagaagaagaag of the Nicotiana tabacum cultivar K326 chromosome 7, ASM71507v2, whole genome shotgun sequence genome contains:
- the LOC107778273 gene encoding germin-like protein subfamily 1 member 17, whose product is MSMSWLITTLAITAFFSSQLAYAYDPNPLQDICVGVTDTTASVFLNGKFCKDPKLAKADDFFFSGLNVSGNPMSNSGFAANVVDVNTMPGLNTLGISIVRADFEPGALVPLHTHPRATELITILEGTIYAGFLAPDANVFKSRLFSKILNPGDVFVIPQGLIHFQYNVGHKSATLLASFNSQNPGVVTIPNSIFASDPPILDDVLVKGFQLDKEVIKQLRKKFS
- the LOC107778272 gene encoding histone-lysine N-methyltransferase ASHR2 gives rise to the protein MEKTSQSPYPLLKIAEIQGRGRGLISTQPLKPGQVILKDSPLLLYSASPLIPSNNTFCSNCFKIILQSPIPCPMCTFSAFCTSSCQSIALSSSHTPWVCQSLTQLRNILSSHNLLIDQQIQARFLISAYDLALISPSSFRVLLSLQGDPSFISENDALLLHSLVATLNPPTSEFGFSKELTAALLAKDKVNAFGLMEPFDSNKERGVRAYGIYPMASFFNHDCLPNACRFEYVDSDVSDRSNVDMIVRVIHDVPEGREICLSYFPVNFKYSDRQKRLKEDYGFICNCDRCVVEANWSDHDDDDAMDNEGEENEDEEDEVMEEEVDDEVNANDEVEEGDQDFPHAYFFMRYMCNRENCGGTLAPLPPSDASLSTVMECNVCSNLSKCDELMV